In one window of Spartobacteria bacterium DNA:
- the ppk2 gene encoding polyphosphate kinase 2, with protein MGKKEKKSQNPELTAKKDKKLDKKFYEKELRKMQIELVKLQEWIKAQKLKVVVIFEGRDAAGKGGTIKRITECLNPRICRVVALGTPTEREQTQWYFQRYVNALPAAGEMILFDRSWYNRAGVEHVMGFCTDAEYSEFLRSCPEFERMIIRSGVILIKYWFSVSDEEQEKRFQARIDDPTKRWKLSPMDLKAREKWLSYSKAKDEMFSYTDIKQAPWFVVEADDKKRARLNCIHHLLSSIEYEDLTPKPIVLPPRRDEIAYVRPPISDQTFVPEIY; from the coding sequence ATGGGGAAGAAAGAGAAAAAATCTCAAAATCCTGAATTAACTGCAAAAAAGGACAAGAAACTGGATAAGAAGTTTTACGAGAAAGAGCTGCGAAAAATGCAGATCGAACTTGTCAAATTACAGGAATGGATCAAGGCGCAGAAGCTGAAAGTCGTCGTTATTTTTGAGGGTCGCGATGCGGCTGGAAAGGGCGGCACGATTAAGCGCATCACGGAATGCCTCAATCCCCGCATCTGTCGCGTTGTGGCGTTGGGAACCCCTACGGAGCGCGAGCAGACACAATGGTATTTTCAGCGCTACGTAAATGCGCTGCCTGCCGCAGGCGAAATGATTCTCTTTGACCGCAGCTGGTACAATCGTGCGGGAGTCGAGCATGTGATGGGATTTTGCACCGATGCGGAATACAGTGAATTTCTGCGCAGCTGTCCCGAATTTGAACGCATGATTATCAGGTCGGGCGTGATCCTCATAAAATATTGGTTTTCAGTCAGTGACGAAGAGCAGGAAAAACGATTTCAGGCTCGTATAGATGATCCTACCAAGCGTTGGAAATTGAGTCCCATGGATTTGAAAGCAAGGGAAAAGTGGTTGAGCTACTCAAAAGCAAAAGACGAAATGTTCTCTTACACCGATATTAAACAGGCACCTTGGTTTGTTGTGGAAGCGGATGACAAAAAACGTGCCAGACTCAACTGCATCCATCATCTGCTCAGCAGTATTGAGTATGAAGATTTAACACCTAAGCCCATTGTATTACCTCCGCGCCGTGATGAAATCGCGTATGTACGTCCGCCCATATCAGATCAGACGTTTGTGCCGGAAATTTATTAA